The region ATCTCCAAGAATCTCTCAACCCTGCAAGTCATGGTGAACTCTTTCCTGTGGGCAGGACCAGATTCCTGAGTGACCGTATATTCCGGGAGTCTCCATCCTTTCTGAACCACCAGCTCCTGGAAAGAAAGAGCACACACTAAGCGGAACATTATTGATAGGTGCACTGACACTTCACCAATCTATCTAAAGGCAGTAGTGCACAATCGCCTCAGAGTATAACTCGGATCCACCCCAGAACTCACAGCTCCCCAAAACCTAAtaaaggtctttaagattatgaaggggtttcCAATAGGGTAGATGTAAGAAAGCTGTTGCCACTGGTGGGAGGAGCAAAACAAGCTAGTccctaataaatccaatcgggaaaacaggagaaacttctttacccagagagtggtgagaatgtggaactcactcccacagggagcGGTTGAGGTGAattgtatagatgcatttaaggataatctagataaacacatgagggagaaaggaagaaaagaacatggtgataggatgagatgaagttggttgggaggaggcttgtgtggagcataaacaccagaatggactgaacggcctgtttctgtgttggacATTCCAAGTGAGGTAAAGGACCCATAGTGCACATCTATCCTGAGCCTTGGGAAATAAATAAGAATACGATACCTGCAAGGCCCCCACAGGGTTGCATTCCGCCAGCTGAGCAGAGCTAGAGCTTTTAGATTCAGTGCCAGAGATCCTGGGGAAATAAAAGAGAACAATGGAACAATAAGAAGTCATGATTTCAAAATATTTTTCAGCTATTCAGAGAAGGCTCTTTTCCTTAGGCCAGAGGAGAGAGTTGGGTGACTTACCCCTCGGCCTCTGCGAAATTCCAGTCCGATAACCCTTTACCTTACAGGCACATTAGTATCGCATTTCAGGGAGAGTGATGCTACGGTAATCTCTGCAGTTTTTATTTACTGCCTAGTGCTCCTCTTTGTGGGTCACTGTGTGAACCTTCAATGCACTTTTCAACCATGCAGACACGCACACAAGTGGCTCCACAGTGGCACAGCATAGGatttggggatgggtggggaaagggcgtagagaaagagagatggaacgAGACAGTTAATCAAATAACGATTCACAAAATCCACAGAGAAAAGTTGGCTTGCCAAATCTCCTGAAACGCCAGAGGTCACAAGAACATGCACAAGGATAGCACATGGAGGGCCTCCAGTTCAGTTGTTCCTTCCACATCTAGTCTCCACAGCAACTTGGCTGAAATTGGTATTAGGGTGCAGTAGCTTAGTGGTTCAGGTACTGGATTAGGAGGTTATGAGCtcaattcccaccatggcagattgtgaaattgaACTCAATAAATCCAGTAACTTGAGGGTCAGAACCAGAAAACAAAAGATCTCAAAATGCTGTTTTGTTGCAAAAATCCAATTGGTTCCCTGTCCTTCAAGGAGGGACCTAACATCATTACCTGGTTTGGACTGATAGATGATACAAGTCCCACACTGTGTGGTCGACTCTTAATGCCCTTAGGGTTATCGTAAGGATAGTCAATAAATACTGCCTTGCCAGGGTTGCCCATACTCAGAATTATTTTTCGAAATAAAGGCATGAATCTGTCCCTCTGCTGTGTGGTGCAGGTGCTTTAACAGACACAGGGTTAGATCCATTAACCGGTACACTGCACATTTAACTGGGTCTCACTTCAGCAAGGGTAACCCACCAGCTGATCTTCCCTTTGCTGCCTGAGGCAAGTATCTCAAGTTTCCAGCCTCTACACAATCTAGGTTGGTGCTGGCCTGTGTGGAAACAAACTACGAGCCCACATCCTTCCAATGGTATGGTCCAGGCCCAATGCACTGAATCCCTGTCTAATTGAACAATTTGGAGTTAAATGGCCATGGAGTTCTTTTAATTAAAAACCTTGTTTTTGCATAGCGCCTCATCATGTCTCTTGGAGACGTTTCTTAAGTGCTGCACACGAGGAATTACTTATTATTTAGCGACCGccattttgcgcacagcaagatcccacaaacagcaacgaggGGAAGGTTTTTGGTGGTGCTGGCTGAGAGAGGAACGTTGGCCATGAGCATCGGGAAAACTCCCTAGTCATCTTTCATCTTTGTAATCTCCACATACATTTTCAAAAAAAGGCAAACTTCAAGCTTTGATTGGAGAGCGTAGCCCAGGTTTTCAGATCGGAATGCCAACAACAGCCCATTCAAAGacaaatgtgcagggttatagggagaaggtgcaagaatggcactaagggaattgctcattcagagagctggtgcagacatgatgggccgactggcctccttttgcactgtaacaattctgtgattcattatCAGAATATCTAGATCAGTGCCATCGTGTATTGTGAATCATCACTTTTTACATCCATTATTAGCTATTACTACCAAACTTTTATGAGCTTGTGTGAATAAACATACTGCCTTAAAATAAATCTCAAACTAAATGACAAATCCCTTTATCATTTCCAAGAAATGGATTCTTTTTGAAAAACAATGATGCATAAGGGATTCAGTGTTATTTGGAATGCACCAAGGGAATACTGTGGATAGGTGGATTAGATGGACTGAAGGTCTCCTACCTGAAACTGTTAATATGTTTAACACTAAATAGTAGAACTTTTCCTATCAAATTTAACCCACTCTTCCTAGCCCACTGAATTTCCAACTTGCCACCTGTATTGCCAGTTCAAGTTTACAAGGTGCAGCGGAGAAATAGGGGAGCAGATTTTGACACAAGTTCAGTGTGCTGGGTCCAGTACCATTGTACTTTACAGCATGTAGCTACCTGAAGTGTTTGGTAAAAGCTGAATTATTTGTAATGTCCGTCAACATATCACATAATACATTGCATATAGAGGAGTTAAGCTTTACAGCTCCAGATTGAATCCCCAGCCTTCGAGTTAGCTCTCACAAGGAAaggaacttgcattcatatagcgcaATTAGTACATTTTTCAGAAATGTTTCAAAATGCTTCACATAGTGAATTGCTTTGAAGTGCAGTGACTTatgtaggcaaatgcagcagccattttgcgcACCGCGATTTCCTATAAACAGCAACAAGAGGAGTAACCGGTCAATCAAATTTTGGAGGGAAGGGTTCATGGAGGAACGTTGGCCTCAGGACATCAAGCCCATGCCCTGCTTTTGTTTTTAAAGCAAGCAACAGCGCCAAGGAATTTTTCACACCCACCTAAACCAATTGGAACACAGATGGGACCTTGGCTTGCCATCTTGTCACAACATCTGACTTGCACTGCATTGTCAGCTGGGGTACAATTGGGAAGTGGGGAAATATTGTAATAAAGTCCCTGCTCTCGACCACCAGCCAGTGCCCCCTGGTGAAAGTGCaggcggggggggaaagagaaacagcATCATTGGGAACAGTTGCAATGACCCACATGGTTCAACAGCATAAGAACCCTTGCCGATAGGGCTCAGCCTCAAAGAATGACCATCAGAGTGAGGTACCAAAAAGCTGACAGCACCTGTCGTTTCGTTTCCCTGCATATGTCACTGCCTTTTGGAAAAGATGGAGGGGAAGAAGGGCAGATCAAAGTGTTGAATATCACCATTAGAAGATGGAATTGAAAGGTCTTTCTAGGTGCAGTTAGCTATTCACGTACTTGACTCCATCCAACATGGGCTCcaacatgtttcctccctttagtAATTTCAGGGCAGCTTCCGCTGCCTTGTGCTTTGCTGCCTTTTTGCTAGGCCCCTGACCTGAGGGGGGAAAAACATCAATTAAAACACAAATTTAAATAGAAGCCACAAAGCAGCTGCCAACCATAAAATAACCATTTTAACACGGCCACAGAATTTACTTCAGCTCCGAAAGGTGAACTGAACCGATCCTCAGCCAGATTTGAATAGTCACGCTCAGATCAGATCGGTTTATGTCAAACATATGCCTCCGTCCCTTTACATGTGGAACTCGTTGGCTTATAAGCTAGCAAACACGCTCACCTGGACCAGAAGATCGTGGGTccaagacccactccaggacaGGAGTGTGCTCTCTACTCAAGATCAACACTGCATTAAAGAACCAAACTGCCTTTTTGGATGGGAAAGGCCCCAGGGAATCGCTGAAAGAACAAGGCAGCTCATCTAGTGGCCTGGTCAAAACCTCTCCCTCAACTTAACACAAGTAAAAAAAATACAGAGTAACTGGCCATTCATTGCAACACTGTTTGCGgggtcctgctgtgcacaaaatggccacTGTGTTTACCTACTACAAACAAAAGTAATCTACGCCAGGTGCATTTTTTTTTGCTCGCAGTTTTCAAGTGGTTTGCGCTCGCGAAAACCAGTAGGGGTGTCATAACACATCTGGCCTACTGGTCCACCTTCAATGAATAATTGATCCAATATGCTGTCACCTCGTTTTAAAAGGGAACGTCACTCCAGGGTTTAGAAAGGCTGGAATATTTCTTGTCAATAGGGTCGATACATGAAGAAAAATTAAAAGTTCTCCTCCGAGCAAATTCAATAGGGGAATTCAGGAGGAACGCCTTTACCCAGACAgcagtaagaatgtggaactctctgccacatggagcagttgaggcaaatagcagagATATGTTGAAAGGGAAGCCAGacaagtatatgagggagaagggagtagAAGGTTACATTGATAAGAGATGAAGAGGGATAGGAGGAGGCTGTAGTGCAGCATAAGCACCAACATGGACCATTCGTGTCAAATGgctggtttctgtgctgtacactcCATGTGAAGATTCTGGTTTCCGCCCATCTAAAAGCATCCTGCTAGAGCCCATTCATTTCAGATTTTCTGTCTAGAAGATGACCCACATGCACTGCGCATCACATGGGTGTGGCTTGCACTGCCACTTATACTGATCAACACTGTTATTCCTCCCAGCCCTCAATGTTTTGTCAGTACAACAATGCCCTTAAAACATCCCGTACTCGCTAGTATAAAGCAGGCACAAACATAGCAAACACTGCTGCAGGTCCATGAAGGTTGGAGACTTGCCTCAAGCTGCCTCCTCGACCAGCTTCAAATGCAAAGTAATTCTCTAAATTActctgcatcttgaaataaaagcaaaatactgcggatgctggagatctgaaataacagagggctggaaatactcagcaggtctggcagcatctgtggagagagaaacagagttaacgtttcgagtccaatgtgtctcttcttcagaactgaagagaagtataaatgtgatgggttttctgCTGTTGTGAAATGGAGGAGGGTCAagtggaacaaaagggaaggtcttgaAATGTCTTTTGTTGAAGCCAGCAGCATCATTTTATTACACAGATGCTGTTAAGGCCGTAAGCAGCACTGTACTGTATCATTGTGCATTGCAAAAGAAAACAGGGACAATAGGAAGAGACTGTTAAGAGGAATATGGTTAAGGCTTTTAAATTGTCATCACATAACAGAAACATGGAGTGCGATTCCCAAAACACTGCTAAAGATACAATGGAATGAAAACAGAATGTGACCCAATTAACCACAAGACAGTGCCCTCATTATAAAAAGGACATGTGCGAAGCCACTTTCATTTTAAATTTctacaaaaataaagaaaattgcAGACTGCGAtcacctgccaagtttttttttaaaatcccagaaacATCCATAGAAAATTCCTCACAAACGTGCAGTAACCTGACACCACAACTGTTACACTGAAGAACGTGAGACACAGACCTGTGCAGTTAATATCTCCGACTGTCACTCTGAAAGTGAAATTAGGTTGATGGGCTTGGCCCTCAGCTTTCAGCAAGTCATACACCGGTGTTTTTCCAATCCTTGTTCCATACTCCTGCAGTAAACTAATAGGCGTCTTCCCAGGGTTTGAGGCCAGCATTTGCTCAATACTGTGTTAAAAAGAACAAAAGTAACTATTACAGGATTTGGAAAGAAGTTCTTCTAAGTTTGACTAACAGGACAGCATTTACGAAATGTACCAGCAGTTTGATGTTATTCCTGCACTGGAACCTAGGAAAGGGACATCTCCATCCAAAACTTCTTCAATGAGCCCAGCTTCCTGGCTGTAACCACTGGCTATCCAGTCCAGCTCTTATCAGTGGACAGAAATACTTCCTGACGTCTGTCCAACATTTGACCATTGCCACCTTCAACTTTGTGCCTTCTTGCTCAGTTGACCCCTTCAGTCTGAAAGTATTCTGCCATACCATTATGCATTATATATTTCTCTAAGGTCCCTTGTTGGGCTCACACTAAATGAGTCATGTGGAACAAATTAGACAAAGTGGGGATTTTCAGTCTTTGTGTTATTCTCCTCTTCACCTTCTGGTATACGCTGCATTCTAGGTAGCACTTAAACTGGAATATTAAGCTGAAAAATGATTTGGTAACACAGTGAACATCCTAACTGCTCACTTTGTACAAGTCAATCAAATACACCCTCTAGATTTCTtttaaatagttgtttggtaccatagaacttgagtactgctgaaaaaaaaagggacatgctatcaaagcttttcgtcttacactcatcaggatagctcaaGAATTTTCCAACCATAacaggggaacaacaatttatactgcataagaagagagtgctgattggttgcaagtggactctgactggtggaggggttgccatggggaatgcagcatggaacagttaactgcccagcttcgttcaaattcaaatcaggcaggttgactgattggtcaaggcattgccctagggaatgaaccagggaatgactgttcTCTATgcatttgtttagttgaaaaaggtgcaatgaatGGACATGCTCcttttgtctgcaaaggacagggcccctGTGTGTgaaatatatgtggcttctagcacgCGTAAGTGAGCCTGATTGACAATCTTAAGTTGATTTTCAGTGTAATTCCtggcacaatcaggattgtttagcaggtgttgtccaatcacgttatcacatctaatgttggacactatgttttgagttttgtaaacACAGGTTGTTGGATACGGTCAGTACTTTGTCTGTTGCAAACAGATGAGGGGACgtactgtttgatacaatccgccaatCAGTGGGACATACGGTCTACAAACCTGACATCACACCGGCactaaaattcatataccacattgctcatttgtgtgatgggcagAGCAACTTTCTGGCTTGatggcaacatcctgttagtggagaataccacttatgttgctactgcattgCAACAGCGTGCAACGGCTCGCATCCACTAACAGggtgctgccgtcaagccaaaaggaTGTTCTGCCCCATCAAACAAACGAACAATGTTTCAGGTCGAATGTGACTTATGTCGGAGCTTACAAGAGGGTGGGTTGCTGGGAGCTTCTAGTTTGCAAGCTACAAAATCCTGATCAAAAGTGTTGATGTGCCTACTTAGAGAAAGCAATTTACCTCTCCTCTGATGGTTCCGTTGATAAACATACACTTAACTGTGGTACTGAGCCACTGTGCCATGCAGGTCAGAAATTGCTAGGTTGACTCTTATCCACCAGATTCACTTAACATTCAAAATAGGAGCTGGCGGAGGCCATTCAgcgcctcgagcctgctctattgttcaataaaatcatggctgattctctcccTCAGCTGCAGCTTCCCACACTATagccatatccctcaattccctttgTATCCAAAAACCTATCACTCCCAATCTTGAATGCGCTCAACAACTGACCATCCACAGATCTCTGTTagcaaattccaaagattcgcaacacTCTtacagtgaaggaatttctcatgtcagtccaaaatggctgacccctcattctgaaactgtgacTCTATGTTcgagattccccagccaggggaaacaacctccatcctgtcaagcccccttaagaattttatatgtttcaatcaaatcacttctcattcctctaaactccagggaatacaggCCTAGCTTAAACAGAGTTGGCAAAACTGCCCATAAATATTTGTTAACAGTTGTATCTTTGACAATGAGCTCAAATGACCTGAAGACCTCAATGTCCTGGGCAGCTTGTGGGGCCAGCACCCAATTAAATTAGGACCAGTGCACAATGAGTTAAAACAGCTTTCTGATGAATATGGGAATGTAAGCCATGTTCTGTGcaagggggaggggctggggtcaCATAGAACAGGCATCACCGCGGATAAAAAGAGTATGATGAATACCTGAGACACTGATTTATTGATAAAATACATGAAATGTAATGATCAAAAGGACAAAATGGTATTTAGCATGACCAAATTACTGTACAAGGAGCATCCATACTGGAATGAAGTGAGGTTTCTCAATAGAGATCTGATTCCACATTGTTATAACTGTGCGTCTGTGTACATACTCTGGTGGTGTAGAGAGGTGTATTCGAACCAGAAGCAGTCCAACAGTATCCAGCTCTtgaaaacatgtttttttttggaTTAACGGATTAAACCATATACAGGTTTCCAGGCCAATCTTTGTCTAATCTCCTCAGCAAACCACTTTCTTAAATACTAGAGGATTTAGGCACAGAAACAGCTTAACAACCCCACTCAGGTTTGCTCCAGGGTACTGTTGGGAGTTAACCAGCCACAACTTCTCACCAGAAGCAAACACTACCAAGGTTTACCCGTACTTGTCCAAGCCAGGACCACCCTAAAAAATGCGCATTTGCTTGCTGGATTATTTGGAATCAAGTGAGTAAGTTCCCAGCATCTCACCTAATAACAGGAGACCTGATATTTTGGAAGCAGCTTGATTTTATCCTGCTTACTTGGCCttctcacccacctcctcctaaAATAGGGAGAATGGCATGCACGGATCCCTAGCAACTTTCCCTGTGCAAACTGTTGATGCTTCAGCTAAATAAATTCCCATAGGAGTCAACAATTCGCCTTTGTGTGTCAGCCGCAGCTCAGTCGGCAGCACACTTGCCTCGGAGTCAGAATGTTCTGGATTCAATGCCCACTAGAGTGGCACAAAAATTCAGAGAACTTAAGAAATATGGGCAAGAGAAGACGATATGGCCAGTtgagccattcaatatgaccccggctgatcttgggcttcaatgtTACTTTCCcaaggagggagtgctgcattgtcggaggcgcCTAGATACACCATTAAAGCAAGTCTGCCTTCTCGGGTGGACCGAAAAAgtcatggcactatttcacaaAAGGAGCAGGGCAAGTTACACCCGGCATCCTAGAAAACATTCGGTTTCTTCTCATTTCAGATACCCGGTGATCACAGTCACatacttgtgggatcttgctatgcacaaagtGGCTGCTGTTGCCTACTTCACAACAGTGGttacacttaaaaaaaaaggtgTTTCATTGCCTGTAAAACGCAATGGGATGCCCTAAGAACGGGAAAAgcgatatataaatgcaactctggATATATCGAAGGAGCCAGGTTCGCTGCAGCTAAATGAAAGGCGAGAAACAAAGAACTTTTAATACAAAAAGTCGGATGTCCTCCGGCTCCGTCCATACCTGGGACAGCTGGAATTCTTCTTGGCTGCAGCAGCGGCCCGATCCTCCGTCATCCCAGATGACAGTGCCGGTGATGGTGGCTCAGACGGCGGCGGCAGCTCCTCCTGCTCGGTCCCTGCATAAGCATCAGCGCTGAACCCCAATGCGCAGGCGCTGCTGCCACCATTTCCGGATCAGAGGTGAAACTGCCCAAAGCGCGGGAAAGGTGCAACCggtcaaaatggtggcggggaaGCGGCGTCCGAAACCATCGAGAATACAAGAGACATCAGGTCAGGTCTGACTTTTCAACTAAAGGGAAGGGATTTCATTTCAGACTAAGACTTAGCAATTTATTACATCTGTTGAATTCCGCCATCAGTTGAAAAAAGTTAACCCCTCCCCCAAAACACAGGGACAcacgctcccacccaccccccaaaacacagggacacacgctcccacccaccccccaaaacacagggACACACGCTCCCACCCtgtttcctcccccccaccccccaaaacacagggacac is a window of Carcharodon carcharias isolate sCarCar2 chromosome X, sCarCar2.pri, whole genome shotgun sequence DNA encoding:
- the tarbp2 gene encoding RISC-loading complex subunit tarbp2 isoform X1 gives rise to the protein MTEDRAAAAAKKNSSCPSIEQMLASNPGKTPISLLQEYGTRIGKTPVYDLLKAEGQAHQPNFTFRVTVGDINCTGQGPSKKAAKHKAAEAALKLLKGGNMLEPMLDGVKISGTESKSSSSAQLAECNPVGALQELVVQKGWRLPEYTVTQESGPAHRKEFTMTCRVERFLEIGSGTSKKLAKRNAAAKMLARIHDVPVDQRDGNEVEPEDDQFSIMVGSKLDGPKGKSTGCTWDSLRNSAGERILHLKNHPLGVVNSNFCQMLRELAEEQRFDVSYLDIEELSLSGLYQCLVELSTQPTTVCHGSASTRDGARSSAAHNALQYLKIMAGGK
- the tarbp2 gene encoding RISC-loading complex subunit tarbp2 isoform X2, whose protein sequence is MTEDRAAAAAKKNSSCPSIEQMLASNPGKTPISLLQEYGTRIGKTPVYDLLKAEGQAHQPNFTFRVTVGDINCTGQGPSKKAAKHKAAEAALKLLKGGNMLEPMLDGVKISGTESKSSSSAQLAECNPVGALQELVVQKGWRLPEYTVTQESGPAHRKEFTMTCRVERFLEIGSGTSKKLAKRNAAAKMLARIHDVPVDQRDGNEVEPEDDQFSIMVGSKLDGPKGKSTGCTWDSLRNSAGERILHLKNHPLGVVNSNFCQMLRELAEEQRFDVSYLDIELSLSGLYQCLVELSTQPTTVCHGSASTRDGARSSAAHNALQYLKIMAGGK